One window from the genome of Salvia splendens isolate huo1 chromosome 9, SspV2, whole genome shotgun sequence encodes:
- the LOC121746433 gene encoding neutral ceramidase 1-like, protein MGRSVRMIWLPILLLLLLENGMASDYLMGLGSYDITGPAADVNMMGYANTDQVTSGVHFRLRARAFIVAEPQGKRVLFVNLDACMASQLVTIKVLERLKARYGDLYTEKNVAISGIHTHSGPGGYLQYIVYIVTSLGFVRQSFDALVDGIEQTIIRAHDNIRPGSVYVNKGELLDAGINRSPSAYLNNPAAERNKYKYDVDKEMTLLKFVDNEWGPVGSFNWFATHGTSMGRTNSLISGDNKGAAARFMEDWFDQNNGGSTSSDVSEPNRIPRRVSNIIRIANDNHHELLELAASFESLPGKSTTRFLSLARRVRSVLRQADRPKFVSAFCQTNCGDVSPNVLGAFCIDTGVPCDFNQSTCGGKNELCYGRGPGYPDEFESNRIIGQRQFKKAVELFSAASEKLNGKIDYIHTYVDFSNLEVTIPKEGGGTTTVKTCPAAMGFAFAAGTTDGPGAFDFKQGDNQGNAFWKLVRNVLKTPTKEQVDCQQPKPILLDTGEMKQPYDWAPSILPVQILRIGQMVILSVPGEFTTMAGRRLRDAVKKVLTSGSSKEFGSNVHVVIAGLTNTYSQYVTTYEEYQMQRYEGASTLYGPHTLSAYIQVFQKLATSLVTGKPVEPGPQPPDLLDKQISLLTPVVMDATPIGKQFGDVSADVPKNAAFKRGDNVTVAFWSACPRNDLLTEGTFALVEILRGKDTWEPAYDDDDLCLRFIWSRPSKLSAQSHATIQWIVPQTAAAGVYRIRHFGASKNLLGTIKHFTGTSSAFVVA, encoded by the exons ATGGGGAGATCTGTCAGGATGATTTGGTTACCGATATTATTATTGCTCTTGTTGGAGAATGGGATGGCTTCCGACTACCTAATGGGGCTCGGAAGCTACGACATCACCGGACCGGCTGCTGATGTCAACATGATGGGGTATGCGAACACAGATCAGGTGACATCGGGTGTTCACTTCAGGTTGCGAGCTCGGGCCTTCATTGTTGCAGAGCCACAAGGGAAACGAGTTCTGTTTGTGAATCTAGATGCTTGTATGGCCTCACAACTGGTGACTATCAAAGTTCTTGAGAGATTGAAAGCAAG GTATGGAGATCTTTACACAGAAAAGAATGTTGCTATTAGTGGCATTCACACCCACTCTGGCCCAGGAGGTTATCTCCAATACATAGTGTACATCGTAACATCCCTTGGTTTTGTGCGCCAGTCATTTGATGCCCTTGTTGATGGCATTGAGCAGACCATCATACGAGCTCATGATAATATTAGACCTGGATCAGTATATGTGAATAAAG GGGAACTTTTAGATGCTGGTATAAATAGAAGTCCAAGTGCTTACCTTAATAATCCAGCTGCAGAACGCAATAAATATAAGTATGATGTTGATAAAGAGATGACCCTCTTGAAGTTTGTTGATAATGAATGGGGACCAGTTGGCAGCTTCAACTGGTTTGCAACTCATGGAACTTCTATGGGCCGTACAAATTCATTAATTAGTGGGGACAATAAAGGAGCTGCAGCACGATTTATGGAAGACTGGTTTGATCAGAACAACGGTGGAAGCACATCATCCGACGTATCCGAGCCTAATAGAATCCCCAGAAGAGTCTCAAACATTATTCGAATTGCTAACGACAATC ATCATGAATTACTAGAACTTGCTGCTTCTTTTGAGTCTTTGCCGGGTAAATCAACCACCAGGTTTTTGAGCCTTGCAAGACGTGTGCGGAGTGTTCTGAGGCAGGCTGATAGGCCTAAATTTGTATCCGCATTTTGTCAGACCAACTGTGGAGATGTTAGTCCGAATGTGCTCGGTGCATTCTGTATTGACACAGGGGTACCTTGTGATTTCAACCAAAGTACATGTGGTGGAAAGAATGAGTTATGTTATGGTCGAGGACCTGG GTATCCAGACGAATTTGAAAGTAATCGAATTATTGGACAAAGACAATTCAAGAAAGCAGTCGAGCTATTCAGTGCAGCATCGGAAAAGTTAAATGGGAAGATTGATTATATCCATACTTATGTTGATTTCTCTAATCTCGAAGTCACAATTCCAAAAGAAGGTGGAGGTACCACCACTGTCAAAACATGTCCTGCTGCTATGGGGTTTGCATTTGCTGCTGGTACAACTGATGGGCCAGGGGCTTTTGATTTTAAGCAAGGCGATAACCAG GGTAATGCGTTTTggaaacttgtccgcaatgtgcTCAAAACTCCTACCAAGGAACAAGTGGATTGTCAGCAGCCAAAGCCCATTTTACTGGATACTGGCGAAATGAAACAACCTTATGACTGGGCG CCTTCAATACTTCCGGTTCAGATTCTGAGGATCGGGCAGATGGTCATTCTTAGTGTGCCCGGGG AGTTCACTACAATGGCCGGAAGACGCCTTCGAGATGCTGTGAAAAAAGTTCTCACGAGCGGAAGTAGCAAAGAGTTCGGCAGCAATGTGCACGTAGTGATAGCTGGCTTGACAAATACATATTCTCAATACGTCACCACATATGAGGAGTACCAGATGCAAAGATATGAG GGTGCGTCGACGTTGTACGGCCCTCACACCCTCAGCGCCTACATCCAAGTATTCCAGAAGCTCGCCACGTCCCTCGTCACTGGAAAGCCAGTTGAGCCGGGCCCACAGCCCCCGGATCTGCTCGACAAGCAGATAAGCCTGCTCACACCAGTTGTGATGGATGCAACTCCAATCGGCAAACAGTTTGGGGACGTGAGCGCAGACGTACCCAAAAACGCAGCCTTCAAGAGAGGCGACAATGTGACGGTTGCTTTCTGGTCCGCGTGCCCCAGGAACGATCTCCTGACCGAAGGGACGTTCGCGCTAGTAGAGATCCTCAGGGGGAAGGACACGTGGGAGCCCGCCTACGATGACGATGACCTCTGCCTCCGGTTCATATGGTCGAGGCCTTCGAAGCTCAGCGCTCAAAGCCACGCAACCATACAGTGGATTGTGCCGCAAACAGCTGCTGCAGGTGTCTACAGAATTAGGCATTTTGGTGCTTCGAAGAATCTGCTGGGAACGATCAAGCATTTCACGGGTACTTCTAGTGCCTTTGTGGTGGCTTGA
- the LOC121746638 gene encoding E3 ubiquitin-protein ligase RNF144A-like — translation MGNTLQKLPQSSQQQELQLQNQNAHAKPPQLEEELQAEEGEFTCEICIEPASERFCNAGRCSHPFCTDCAAKYVRAKLDDGAAGEIACPAIGCGEALEPAAWVGKELFVRWCDALCEAAIMGEERCYCPYRSCNVLIVNECGGIVRKSRCPNCRRSFCFECKRVWHAGFGCEESAEARDRNDLAFGRLVEQNRWRRCPRCRHFVELVEGCRIVKCRCGISFCYKCGKQVHQHWCHCDRTSLCCEWCFRVSILVIFIIFTFFLLSWETRTRKLTHTT, via the exons ATGGGAAACACTCTGCAAAAGCTCCCCCAATCCTCGCAGCAGCAGGAATTACAGCTCCAGAATCAAAATGCTCATGCAAAACCGCCTCAATTGGAAGAAGAATTGCAAGCGGAAGAAGGCGAATTCACCTGCGAAATCTGCATCGAGCCGGCGTCAGAGAGGTTCTGCAACGCCGGGAGGTGCTCGCATCCCTTCTGCACCGACTGCGCGGCCAAGTATGTCCGCGCGAAGCTCGACGACGGCGCGGCGGGGGAGATCGCCTGCCCTGCGATCGGGTGCGGCGAGGCGCTGGAGCCGGCGGCGTGGGTAGGGAAGGAGCTGTTCGTGCGGTGGTGCGACGCGCTGTGCGAGGCGGCGATTATGGGGGAGGAGAGGTGCTACTGCCCGTACAGGAGCTGCAACGTGCTGATCGTGAACGAGTGCGGCGGAATTGTACGGAAATCGAGGTGCCCTAACTGCAGGAGGTCCTTCTGCTTCGAGTGCAAGAGAGTTTGGCACGCGGGGTTTGGGTGCGAGGAGAGCGCCGAGGCTAGGGATCGGAATGATTTGGCGTTTGGGAGGCTGGTGGAGCAGAACAGGTGGAGGAGGTGCCCTCGCTGTAGGCATTTCGTCGAATTGGTTGAAGGTTGCAGGATCGTCAAATGCAG ATGTGGGATTAGCTTCTGCTACAAGTGTGGGAAGCAGGTTCACCAGCACTGGTGTCACTGCGACCGGACCTCGCTCTGCTGCGAATGGTGTTTCAGAGTTTCCATACTCGTCATTTTCATCATCTTCACCTTCTTCCTCTTGTCCTGGGAGACCCGAACGCGCAAGTTAACTCATACCACATGA